From Brassica rapa cultivar Chiifu-401-42 chromosome A06, CAAS_Brap_v3.01, whole genome shotgun sequence:
TAAACCTAAGATATAACCAACCACTCTGCTTTTTGCTCatgttgcttcttcttcttcttcttgttttatgtgaaacaaacaaaacaggGTTTGTTGGCTAAGGTTAAGTTCCACGTAAGTTACAGAAACAAAGCCCTGATCAAGCCTCTTCAGCAGGTAATTCAGAAGTTCAGAAACCagactttttattttaaatcttgtTTTGCCGTTTAAATGAGTAAAGTCAAAATGTTGTTTGTAGGTTCTTGCCAATAGTTTGAGGTACTTCTTGAGGCGTCCATCTACTGACGACTCCAGTTTCTGAATCTGAAAATGCCATTtataagaaagaagaaaaaaacaaatcgaAAAATATCATTCCACATGTCTACtttcttttttacatttgaCAAAATAAGCTGCTTCATTTTAGTGGCCGTCTCATACATCTGTAATAGTAACATTTTCCCTACTCCAACCATTTATCACATTTACCTTCATTCACAACGATTAAATGATTATAGAGGATATTCAACACAGACAAAGCTATTTGAAGAAAGTTAGTTTGCAAATGTGGATAAACGAGTCTTAGACCCCCCCCTAGTTATACAGATTCATAGAGTACAAATCTTTTTCTTTCCTGTTTTAGAAAGAAGGATTCAGATAAAACCTTGAGATATAGTGTTTCACCATAtataatgttatttaaaatgACAAAGAACTTTCTCCTTCTGCACTCTATATCAAGCGCCACTTGCATATAGACGAGTCCACTCCTTAGCTGCACATATTGTCCACATTGATACGAGATTAGAAGATTATAGAAGAGGAAAAACGATTTTGTTGCAACTTTTTCAGTTTCTAGGTAATATATTATCATCACCTGTCTCCACAGCTTCTGCTTCATTGCTTTTCCAGTGCTTAGCTATGTTCTCAGAGAGGGGATCATCTGGATTTGGTGCACTTAGAAGAGCttgaatacttttttttaacaTCGGCATTGGAGAATTATAGTgtcaataattaatattaaataactgatatattaatatattgtcCTTGGTTTAGAAGAGAATAGCGAGGGTGGATCAATGGAATATTATTTTTACCTCAAGAGCACAGTTCTTATTTGTAGCGCAGGACTCCACTTGTCTTTCAGTATATCAAGGCAGATTCTTCCAAgctaatataaaattacaaaacacGTTTCATAAGGACATATAATATAAGGCATGTGTTTTGGATAGTTATCTTGATGGTAAGAGAAACAACAAACCTTGTCAATATTAGGATGGTAAATCTTGGTGAGAAACCTAACCTGTGTTACAAATCAAAAAAACCCCAAACCGTATATCAACATAGAAACTTGGGTACTTTGTGTAATCTTACTATCTTAGTAAGTGAAAATGCATTTGAGGTTGTCCAAAAATCACATTCGCCAATCTCATAAACCCATTTGGAACAATAATCCAAAAATATGAAAGAGTAAAGACAATTCACTTCTATAGCCATTTACAATGCGCTCACTTAATATTGTTGCGTAACACTAATTTTACTCAAGGTAGCACAGAATGTAAAATGAATGGAGacaaaacatgaaatgaaaagaaaatgagaaaaacTCAGAAAAGTTGAAGCAAGTTTACCTTGGGAGCTGCCATGGGATATTCTTCAGGTAAAAAGAGCTCCAACTTGAAAACTCCACCTAAAAAAATTGAGGATGGAATAAAAATGATTGGTGAAATAAGTATCAATTAATGTACATTTAATGAACGATAGTGTAATACACTAGACTTGATTCTGGAAGAACTTATCTAATATGAAAAAGAAGCAGACTTTCAATTTAACATGGCGTATTCAAGAACACAGAGGAATAAAGAAAAACATGTCGGATGATGAAATCAAGGGTATACAGCTTATAGACGCGTCATTAATCATATACTAACAACAATCCAGAAGCTACAAAATCTATAACCAACAGAGATCATCTGACGCAGCAGATTCATTAAACACACAACAAAAGGTAAATTATACAGTGCTTGCTTTGCATCCTCTAAGAGTAGTGTTAAAAGAGTTTGGACTTACCTTCATAAGGAGACTGGGTAGGACCAAGAATCATAACATTGAAGTAGCGCATATTTTCCTCTGACGGAGACGCACTTATCCCCGGAGCTGCCAACACACAAACCATTTTACGAGGATTCAATTTAAAGCAGCTATTTATCAAAAATCAACTGTAGAAGTGTCAACAAAGATAGAATGATGAGCTTACCGGGTTCACTAAGAAGACGTTGAGTTTCCTATCAGATCggagagaaaacaaaaagaagtcaGATCATAAGGTCAGATAATAATATCAAGCAATCAAAATTTCTCCCAGTTCAGATGAGCTACAAGCCGGTATGTTACTTGTTCTGATTCCAGATTAAACCCCCCAAAAAAAGGAACCGAGAGAAATTGAGATCGGAGGAGAAGATCGTGAAAACGCACCTTGATGATCCTTCGAGGAAGATTACTATTCGCCATTATTGCGTGCTATCCGATTTGATCGATCTCTCAgagaatttagggtttttctCACAGAGAACGGAGCTATTCGCTAAAAGAAGCTTCTTCGTCTCTCGTCTCGTTGATAACTTCAG
This genomic window contains:
- the LOC103872474 gene encoding ubiquitin-conjugating enzyme E2 36; amino-acid sequence: MANSNLPRRIIKETQRLLSEPAPGISASPSEENMRYFNVMILGPTQSPYEGGVFKLELFLPEEYPMAAPKVRFLTKIYHPNIDKLGRICLDILKDKWSPALQIRTVLLSIQALLSAPNPDDPLSENIAKHWKSNEAEAVETAKEWTRLYASGA